The following proteins come from a genomic window of Candidatus Glassbacteria bacterium:
- a CDS encoding sodium:alanine symporter family protein — MEQITDAVGYLSNLVWGPPMLILLVGTGVYLTVILRGLQFTTLLPSLHLALVKRRDPGSEGDISHFQALMTALAATVGTGNIAGVATAIHLGGPGALFWMWITGLFGMATKYAEALLAVKYRTTDKRGLMCGGPMYYISEGLGWKWLGVLFAVFATVASFGIGNMVQSNSVCDAINTTFGISPTVTGLVITLATGLVILGGIRSIGRVTGLLVPLMIVFYILAALYVLIARADQLGAAFALIFQQAFTPTAAGGGFAGATVMMTIRMGVARGVFSNESGLGSSAIAAAAAQTRHPVRQAMVSMTQTFIDTLVVCTLTGLAIIVSGVWDSGDTGAGLTTMAFNAVIPGEVGGWIVAVSLTLFAYSTILGWSYYGEKSLEYLAGERAVMPYRLVFTLVVMVGAVSKLNFVWLISDVMNGLMAVPNLIGLLMLSGVVVKVTAGYFNSKSSGGLS; from the coding sequence GGCACGGGAGTCTACCTGACTGTCATCCTGCGGGGCCTGCAGTTTACGACCCTGCTGCCATCGCTGCACCTGGCGCTCGTCAAGCGCCGCGACCCCGGCAGCGAGGGCGATATCAGCCACTTCCAGGCACTGATGACCGCCCTGGCCGCCACGGTGGGCACGGGCAATATCGCCGGGGTGGCCACCGCCATTCATCTCGGCGGACCCGGCGCGCTGTTCTGGATGTGGATCACCGGGCTGTTCGGAATGGCCACCAAGTACGCCGAGGCGCTGCTGGCGGTCAAGTACCGCACTACCGACAAGCGCGGACTGATGTGCGGCGGGCCGATGTATTATATCAGCGAGGGTCTGGGCTGGAAATGGCTGGGCGTGCTGTTCGCCGTTTTCGCCACCGTGGCCTCGTTCGGGATCGGCAACATGGTGCAGTCCAACAGCGTCTGCGATGCGATCAACACCACGTTCGGTATCTCGCCAACGGTTACCGGGCTGGTGATCACGCTCGCCACGGGGCTGGTGATCCTGGGCGGGATCCGCTCGATCGGCCGGGTGACCGGGCTGCTGGTGCCGCTGATGATCGTGTTCTATATCCTCGCGGCGCTCTACGTCCTGATTGCCCGGGCAGACCAGCTCGGCGCAGCGTTCGCGCTGATTTTCCAGCAGGCGTTTACCCCCACCGCCGCCGGCGGCGGGTTCGCCGGGGCCACGGTGATGATGACTATCCGGATGGGCGTGGCGCGCGGTGTGTTCAGCAACGAATCCGGGCTGGGCAGCAGCGCGATCGCCGCGGCCGCGGCCCAGACCAGGCACCCGGTGCGTCAGGCGATGGTGTCGATGACCCAGACATTTATCGATACGCTAGTGGTCTGTACGCTGACCGGGCTGGCGATCATAGTCAGCGGCGTCTGGGACAGCGGCGACACGGGCGCCGGGCTGACCACGATGGCGTTCAACGCGGTAATCCCCGGCGAGGTGGGCGGCTGGATCGTGGCGGTGAGCCTGACCCTGTTCGCCTACAGCACGATCCTGGGCTGGAGCTACTACGGCGAGAAGAGCCTGGAGTACCTGGCGGGCGAGCGGGCGGTGATGCCCTACCGGCTGGTGTTTACGCTGGTGGTGATGGTGGGGGCGGTGTCGAAACTGAATTTCGTCTGGCTGATCAGCGACGTGATGAACGGGTTGATGGCCGTGCCGAACCTGATCGGCCTGCTGATGCTCAGCGGGGTGGTGGTGAAAGTCACCGCCGGTTATTTCAACTCAAAGTCATCCGGTGGACTTTCCTGA
- a CDS encoding Gfo/Idh/MocA family oxidoreductase, with amino-acid sequence MSTQDRKNLSRREFITAGAVAATALSAFPFVNTGRAQGDKLRVGAIGVGGRGTGACANAIEAGKGSVDLVAMADVAPDQIEKSLNALKTGSRELSGELQKNIKVDKDHMFSGDEAWKQLLAVPDLDYVILTTPPGFRPLHFEEAVKRGLHLFAEKPLATDPVGCRKVRASAQDAKNKGLSVVVGLQSRHSPGIQEVIKRTQDGAIGEFKAGSIHRMGGYLWHRGDNPSWSRMEYQCRNWYYWAWLSGDQIVEMVVHQVDRMNWTLGEHPISAVANGGRQVRTDPKFGNIYDHMSVDYEYPNDIHVHCMLRQIANCENKNENRVVGTLGESDSGRTIRGQNPFRYRERHNATVLEHEVLQDSIRSGKARNDALDYAVDSTLACVMGREAAYTGKLITWDEMMTSELSLVPDDYHFSSNPPVRPVAMPGTPRPV; translated from the coding sequence ATGTCGACTCAAGATCGCAAGAACCTGTCCCGCCGGGAATTCATTACGGCAGGGGCCGTGGCAGCCACGGCGCTGAGCGCCTTCCCGTTCGTCAATACCGGCCGGGCCCAGGGTGACAAGCTCAGGGTAGGCGCAATCGGGGTGGGCGGCCGCGGCACCGGAGCCTGCGCCAACGCAATCGAGGCCGGCAAGGGCAGTGTCGACCTAGTGGCGATGGCTGATGTCGCTCCCGACCAGATCGAGAAGAGCCTTAACGCCCTCAAGACCGGCTCCCGTGAACTGTCCGGCGAGCTGCAGAAAAATATCAAGGTCGACAAGGACCACATGTTCTCCGGCGACGAGGCCTGGAAACAGCTCCTGGCGGTCCCCGACCTGGATTACGTGATCCTGACGACCCCTCCGGGTTTCCGCCCGCTGCATTTCGAGGAAGCGGTCAAGCGCGGCCTGCACCTGTTCGCGGAGAAGCCGCTTGCCACCGACCCCGTGGGCTGCCGTAAGGTCCGGGCCAGCGCCCAAGACGCCAAGAACAAGGGCCTGAGCGTGGTGGTCGGCCTCCAGTCGCGCCACAGCCCCGGGATTCAGGAGGTAATCAAGCGCACGCAGGACGGAGCTATCGGCGAGTTCAAGGCCGGCAGTATCCACCGCATGGGTGGGTACCTCTGGCACCGCGGCGACAACCCGAGCTGGAGCAGGATGGAATACCAGTGCCGCAACTGGTACTACTGGGCCTGGCTCTCGGGCGACCAGATTGTGGAGATGGTGGTCCACCAGGTGGACAGGATGAACTGGACGCTGGGCGAACACCCGATCAGCGCGGTCGCCAACGGCGGCCGTCAGGTGCGCACCGACCCGAAATTCGGCAATATCTACGACCACATGTCTGTCGATTACGAGTACCCGAACGACATCCATGTCCACTGCATGCTGCGCCAGATCGCCAACTGCGAGAACAAGAACGAGAACCGGGTTGTCGGTACCCTCGGCGAGTCGGACAGCGGCCGCACTATCCGCGGGCAGAACCCCTTCCGCTACCGTGAACGGCATAACGCCACGGTGCTCGAACACGAGGTCCTGCAGGACTCGATCCGCAGCGGCAAGGCGCGCAACGACGCCCTGGACTACGCTGTCGACAGCACGCTGGCCTGCGTGATGGGCCGCGAGGCCGCCTACACCGGCAAGCTGATTACCTGGGACGAGATGATGACCAGCGAGCTCTCGCTGGTCCCCGACGATTACCATTTCAGCAGTAATCCGCCCGTGCGGCCGGTGGCGATGCCCGGTACTCCCAGGCCTGTATAA
- a CDS encoding tetratricopeptide repeat protein encodes MLDLALIGRDKELNALGKRIREFLDSPRKRQALWIHVFGEEGIGKTRLISELVFLARQHSHLRYIAPRADSSSTLPFGTFSSALAADLEMSLWESEYARKEKLEARLAAFTSFKFPREIFDAETTLPVLGQLLGVGYPVEFYTGIRRSGRGKLQVFNAVRHYLQATRATAGGDSDLPVTVLHFDDLERVEVTSLELLVHLVHKKEHLWPLLILTSSTRPFSARFDYLQEFQEFSLGRLSRHSRRKLLAELEEKAGGGALTRRSRDAVIEGSPGNPLFLIESYRLLAERDSEKRASSLRRELLGALQARTRALDVIDISGLVRERLRHLDSLRRGLLQAVAVLGPYSCVEMLAGLLSRGAQHTDDLEGVLASLADRGLLMPHAGPAADGSVRFVHPLVADIVLDTIPADRLSTLRQHCAEMFFALAEDEGRDMTFATAAMLSGAWLLKSDWAVEMLFASGERLLLLEDYEGAERSFEEALARNGLELTGSNAEEAAAVHALLMVKAGRAVMGTGRSKKALGMLGAAHRLAAGGGHPNALFEASLALGEMMQVRGDWDGAARYFEESRAAAFQCDDPYLKIKSLLALGNLQIKREDYDKGGKTFGRALKLCGKKNFPDQRLEALLNAGFIQQRTGEFDKARSTLEEALELARERRDETAAVTALSNLGRLLYEQENTDQALELFHKALEALRNSGDLQQTGNWLGYIGSVYFSLQEYETAIDYYRQALSLASRSGNIRNQGVWLANLGNAYYEIKEVAKALEHYLRALEFAREEQDYSYVATLLSTIGIYYYNLRLFESALRYFDESLHLARQHGNLPVTIQDLLYWGEVLDCLGRHEEGARMIEEGESLAADQGMDDHLAVASLFRAQAGIRTGRLDDAREYCRKAREIAEPTGNEKLLAEIGRAMEASGANKEGKKKKT; translated from the coding sequence ATGCTCGATCTCGCCTTGATTGGCAGGGACAAGGAACTTAACGCGCTGGGAAAGCGGATCCGCGAGTTCCTCGACTCTCCCCGCAAACGCCAGGCCCTCTGGATTCACGTGTTCGGCGAGGAAGGTATCGGCAAGACCAGGCTGATCTCGGAGCTGGTTTTTCTGGCCAGGCAACACTCCCACTTGCGCTATATCGCTCCGCGCGCCGACAGTTCCTCCACTCTCCCGTTCGGCACGTTCAGCAGCGCGCTGGCCGCCGATCTCGAAATGTCGCTGTGGGAAAGCGAATACGCCCGCAAGGAAAAACTCGAGGCCCGGCTGGCCGCGTTTACATCGTTTAAATTCCCCCGTGAGATCTTTGACGCCGAGACGACCCTGCCCGTGCTCGGACAGCTGCTGGGAGTCGGGTATCCGGTGGAGTTCTACACCGGCATCCGGCGCAGCGGCCGGGGGAAACTGCAGGTTTTCAACGCAGTCAGACACTACCTTCAGGCCACCCGGGCCACGGCCGGCGGCGACAGCGATCTGCCGGTCACGGTTCTTCATTTCGACGACCTGGAGCGGGTCGAGGTGACCAGCCTTGAACTGCTGGTGCACCTCGTCCATAAGAAAGAACATCTCTGGCCGTTACTGATCCTTACCTCCAGCACCAGACCTTTCAGCGCCCGGTTCGATTACCTCCAGGAGTTTCAGGAGTTCTCCCTCGGCCGTCTCTCCCGCCACAGCCGCAGGAAGCTGTTGGCTGAACTGGAGGAAAAAGCCGGCGGCGGCGCGCTGACCCGGCGCTCGCGCGATGCGGTTATCGAGGGCTCGCCGGGCAATCCGCTGTTCCTGATCGAGAGCTACCGGCTGCTTGCCGAACGGGATTCGGAAAAAAGGGCTTCCTCCTTGCGCAGGGAACTGCTGGGCGCCCTGCAGGCGCGGACCCGCGCCCTCGACGTTATCGATATCTCCGGCCTCGTCCGCGAACGGCTCCGCCATCTCGATTCTCTCCGCCGCGGCCTACTGCAGGCGGTCGCCGTGCTGGGCCCTTACTCCTGTGTGGAGATGCTGGCCGGGCTGCTCTCGCGCGGCGCCCAGCACACCGATGACCTGGAGGGAGTCCTGGCCTCGCTGGCCGACCGCGGCCTGCTGATGCCGCATGCGGGACCCGCCGCCGATGGGTCCGTCCGGTTCGTCCACCCCCTGGTGGCCGATATCGTTCTGGATACGATCCCTGCCGATCGGCTCTCCACGCTGCGTCAGCACTGCGCTGAAATGTTTTTCGCTCTGGCCGAGGACGAGGGACGCGACATGACTTTCGCCACGGCGGCGATGCTTTCCGGGGCCTGGCTGCTGAAAAGCGACTGGGCTGTCGAGATGCTGTTCGCCTCCGGCGAACGGCTGCTGCTGCTGGAGGATTACGAGGGCGCGGAGCGCTCGTTCGAGGAGGCCCTGGCCCGCAACGGCCTGGAGCTGACCGGCAGCAACGCCGAAGAGGCGGCGGCCGTGCACGCGCTGCTGATGGTCAAGGCGGGACGGGCTGTCATGGGAACCGGTCGCAGCAAGAAAGCGCTGGGCATGCTCGGCGCGGCGCATCGTCTGGCCGCAGGCGGAGGACACCCCAACGCACTGTTCGAGGCCAGCCTGGCCCTGGGCGAGATGATGCAGGTGCGGGGAGACTGGGACGGGGCGGCCAGGTATTTCGAGGAGAGCCGGGCGGCAGCCTTCCAGTGCGATGACCCCTACCTGAAAATCAAAAGCCTGCTGGCCCTAGGCAACCTTCAGATCAAGCGCGAAGACTACGACAAGGGGGGCAAAACGTTTGGCAGGGCGCTCAAGCTCTGCGGCAAAAAAAATTTCCCGGACCAGCGGCTGGAGGCGCTGCTCAACGCGGGTTTTATTCAGCAGCGTACCGGGGAGTTCGACAAGGCCAGGTCCACGCTGGAGGAGGCGCTGGAGCTGGCCCGTGAGCGTCGTGATGAGACAGCCGCGGTTACAGCCCTCAGCAACCTCGGCCGCCTGCTTTACGAGCAGGAAAATACGGACCAGGCCCTGGAACTGTTCCACAAGGCGCTCGAAGCCCTGCGCAACTCGGGAGACCTTCAGCAGACCGGCAACTGGCTGGGCTATATCGGCTCGGTGTACTTCTCCCTGCAGGAATACGAGACCGCTATCGATTACTACCGCCAGGCCCTGAGCCTGGCCAGCCGCAGCGGGAATATCCGTAACCAGGGTGTCTGGCTGGCCAACCTGGGCAACGCATATTACGAGATCAAGGAAGTCGCAAAGGCACTGGAACATTACCTTCGCGCGCTGGAATTCGCCCGCGAGGAGCAGGATTATTCCTATGTCGCAACCCTGCTTTCCACGATCGGGATCTACTATTACAACCTCCGTCTTTTCGAGAGCGCCCTGCGCTATTTCGACGAGAGCCTGCACCTGGCCCGTCAGCACGGAAATCTGCCGGTCACGATCCAGGACCTGCTTTACTGGGGCGAGGTGCTCGATTGCCTGGGCAGGCACGAGGAGGGAGCGCGGATGATCGAGGAGGGCGAATCGCTGGCGGCCGATCAGGGAATGGACGATCACCTGGCCGTGGCGTCGCTCTTCAGGGCCCAGGCCGGTATCCGCACCGGCCGTCTGGACGATGCCCGCGAATATTGCCGCAAGGCCCGGGAGATCGCCGAGCCGACCGGCAACGAGAAGCTGCTGGCCGAGATCGGCAGGGCCATGGAGGCCAGCGGGGCGAACAAGGAGGGGAAAAAGAAAAAAACATGA
- the ssb gene encoding single-stranded DNA-binding protein, with product MAQRDLNKVILIGNIGRDPDIRQTDNGSVISTFSLATNTTWVGRDGVRNERTEWHNIVAWNRLAEICHRIIRKGDQIYIEGRLRTRNWTDESEQRHHRTEVITEQMIKLSHHGERGHDGEEGTENRATDNGDKQYSGSSG from the coding sequence ATGGCTCAGCGAGATTTGAACAAGGTAATCCTCATCGGGAATATCGGCCGCGACCCAGACATTCGCCAGACTGACAACGGTAGCGTGATCAGTACATTTTCCCTGGCCACCAACACGACGTGGGTCGGCAGGGACGGTGTGCGCAACGAGCGAACTGAATGGCACAATATCGTTGCCTGGAACCGGCTGGCGGAAATCTGCCACCGGATAATCCGCAAGGGCGACCAGATCTATATCGAGGGTCGGCTGCGCACGCGAAACTGGACCGATGAGAGCGAGCAGCGGCACCATCGCACCGAAGTTATCACCGAGCAGATGATCAAGCTTTCCCATCACGGTGAAAGAGGGCACGACGGGGAGGAGGGAACGGAAAACCGGGCGACTGATAACGGGGACAAGCAGTACAGTGGCAGCAGCGGTTAG